Genomic segment of Sebastes fasciatus isolate fSebFas1 chromosome 3, fSebFas1.pri, whole genome shotgun sequence:
aaacaaatgaaactaAAGTGAATAATTTACAAAAAGCTGTCAAAATACTTAATTCACTTACGTCTGCTGAGAACGCCGTTCAGCATCTGCTGGAGCTCTACCACAGAGATCGCCGCATCCTGTAGACAAACCAGAGTGGGAAAACTTTAATAATTACATATCCAATAAACAGTAAGCAACATTATTGTTCATtaggagttgtgtttctggccgaCAGatgaatgtaatatattattctttctcttttagctctgtttttgggcTCCAACCCCAACTCCtgggggaaatatctggctctttagctgctaaatgctccactatgttcaccagctagtctctaactgtatctgtctgctgtttgcagGTAGTGTACAATGAGTTTATCAGAAAACACTGAGATTGAACCAGaatgaaccaaaacaatgagctaaaataAGCTAAAAAGCTCCATAATGCTGCAGATTTGGAGAGAGTTCTCTGTGGATTTGTGACAACAAACACTGTCCACATTAAACAGAGCCATTCCATTCATTGCTATAATAAAGAATAAGTGGCACTCAATCTGCAAATGTAAAAGGTGGTTTTGTACTGAGCCAGGACAGTGATTTTAATTCTGGCATTGAAAGTAAAATGTTTCTTGCCACCTTCAAGCCATAATGGTGACGGAAAGTTGAAACTGTATACGCCTATCCATATGTTTATGCTATCTTGcataaaacacatcagaatgcaaaaaaagaaaaaagaaaaagattaaaATTATTTGTAATGCCTGTGTTTGATTTTTCAGTTCAGGTCTTGTTTACaaagacatattttattttcaatgccAAAATTTAAAGCAACTGTCCTGGCTTCATAATTGTGGACATTAATGCACGTTAATTGTTATTCAAAATTGCAATACTGCCAAGAAAGCTGAAAAgattccagtggagaaaataaaagatttaAGGGTATAGTGATAAAATGGGTCTTAAAAGTTGCCAAATCTGACGACAAAGTTGTTAAGTTGACTGGGACCGaccaaatggtaaatggactacatttatatagtgcttttctacTTTTCCAGACAAAGCCACCAATGGTGGCGGAGCCGCCATGCAAGGCACTGGCCTGTCCAttgggagcaacttggggttcagtgtctcgcttaAGACAACACAgcctcacggcagttcgtgaaatagtcacaaaatttaatctatttgattcatgtacatagacacgaatttccctttttttcgtgatgctcagcacgactttcaacaacatatttttcgtGCTTCTTCCCGaaagtccagcaacacatgatgcatgtgtcaatttcccatccagtcttttcaaataaaactacttagttaggtttagtaataGATGGACTTGGTCagacttaggcaacaaaactacttagttaggtttaggaaaagatcgcggtttgggtttaaataacaccggaacttaagtacggaagttacgtgacaaatacatcaactttgacttctagtttcacaggggacacaaacaccagtctcatggacaaaagtctggtgttttttgacccacccatcacccgacctcctccctacgcggcgttcaccgctctctatacttcccacttcacaattacgtggacgaattgatttcgtgctgaccatcacgaaaaaaaattaaattcttgtctatgtacacaaattaatacattaaattttgtgactatttcacaaactgctgtgcaactgggctgctcaaggacactttgacatgcgaACCGGAGGAGCCGGTGATCAAAACACTAACCTTATGACATTCACTGGGATGAGAAGGTAAAACTCCAGAGACCCCTCAGGCCCAGGTCATGTGATCCAGTAGACCTCTATATTTACAATTGTAATATTCTGTGTAACACTATTGATGTTGTGTGATGTTTTCTTACGTCTCCAGCCAGCTGGTCAAACAGCCTCCTCAGGCCTTTCTCCtcatctgtctcctcctctgggGCGGAGGGCGGGGCCGGCTGGAGGAAACAACACAGCATCAGTACAGCACACAGGACTGGTTGATGGACTGAATGGGAGATTGATTATCAGTTCCTGGGTGATCTACTTACATCTGGCAGGTCAGCGTCAACGGTGCTCCCCATCTCTCTGTGGGACATAAACACAAGTTGTGATAAAGACTCAAAGAGAAGTCAGTGATTGCAGATtggatattttttaatgctttgtttttaagCCACTGAAACTCTCCATTAAAGATATGTTTGGGCTAATTTGATTATGCATTCGATTTACAAAAAGATTTATGAAGGATTTAGCAGAAGAGATAAAATGTGACCAAAAAAGACTTTGACTTTATTCCTCAAATTCAGTTATGGTCTTGTAGTTTCTCACTAGGGTTTTAAATAGcattgacattttgtttttgtttttgatttttgttCTTCTATGTTATGAACACTCACAGAGCTCCGGTCTTCTTCTCAGAGAAAACCCTGATGATGAAGTCGGCCTCGTGGTGGGGCTGGAAGGTGGTGGGGACCAGCAGGTATTTGCCAGGAGGCAGTGTGAAGCGCTCCGATATCTCCCGCATGTTGATGTAGGTCCTGCTGCGAGCCTTGGACGCATTGTAGCGGAAGAAATCTTTGCCCAGCTGGTCCTCTTCTTCTGGGGCCTGAACGGACAGAGACAGGAGGTTAATTTAGCTTGTTCTAACTGGACAAAATGAATTAACACATAAGTACACATATTAGTAATATGATTGGTAAAGGTAGGGGAGTGTGGCAGAAGAACAAGGCCAGATAATTGACTGACAAAACAATGTACCCTCAAGGTCTATTTTGTAGCTgctctggagctttcaatcatatCAAATGATCTCCATCAGCAGATGGACTTTGTTCAGTTGTCACGCAATTGTAgattttaaagcattttaaagACGTTTCCATGTTTCCTTCTCATTCTCCtacaactccatctgctgatgaagatcaagtgatatgatcaaaagctccgagaacagctactaaattgACCTTGTGGTGAGGTTGTAGGTGAATTTTAAATGTAGAAGTTGTGTGATTATTCTGACCAAagctacatttttatttaattttattaaaggCCTAGTCATTTTTACCATAAATACTACAGGtacatatattcatatattcagTGGACCACAGCAATGCTGGAGCACACTTTTTGTAGATTTGTCCAaggattttgttttttgctgctCTGTCTATTTCTTGAAATTGCCTGCTGAAGTTATAGATTCCAGACATATAGTTTGTGCATTAATACAACTTGTTATAGGGCCTCATTAATATTCTCTTATAGAAACAAAGACATAGTTAACAGCAAATTAGATAACACAAAATATGAACTATTTACAAATGTTCCTCTTTTTAGCCAAGTTGCTCTTACTGCTTCTTAATCAGTCGATCAAACATTTTTGTTAAATGAGTTGTTTTTTCATGATTCTGCTAACAACTATTGTTGCACATGGCTTCAAATAAACTCTATGATAAAGGTGTTCCACAAGGATCAATATTAAGCCCATTGCTTTTTTTCTCTAACATGATCAATAATCATTTTCCAACTGCAATGTCTGGTTCTATGCTGATGATACCATCTTATATGTCAACTGATCTCAGGGAGACTTCCTGAAAAAATATAGCTTAAATAACtacataattataataatatgagCAATTAGATCTTTTAGTGTATTTCTTAATTAATCAGCATTATTGCAGTAAAAAAATAGCATTAAACATATGATAAGAAATTAACctcactgttttcacaggctctCCAATGTATCAAGTATGTTAATTACAAGATACCTATACCCATACAATTATACCATCCACTCAATGTGTActtaaaatatgtatattttttgacacaaaaatttATTTCTTTTACAGTACTTTTATTTAGACAGTGTattctataaaaaaaattgtatattaTGCCTTATATTTGAAATTAGTCCATTTTAGTATAGTTAAAGGAATAGAAATATTTAACGAACAACATGGAGTCCTGGCCCAAATGTTATCAGGATGAGTTACTGCACTTTCACTGCCAGGAAACACTTAAATGTAGATTTTAAACCTTGTTGCAAGTCactttataaaagaaaaaattacACTATCAAAAGAAAAAGACTTCAAGCAGGAGTCTGAGGCTTGAATGCATTCGGTTTCTTTCTGACCTCGTACAGTGCGAAGCCGATGGTCTCCAAGTCCATGCCTTCCTTCCTCAGCTTTCGTCTGTTCTTCTGCATCAGAGCAATCATCACGCTGCACacgtcgtcatcatcatcagcgtCCTCCAGCTGCAGCTTGAACTGCGGGTTGGTCCAAAATGTGTCTGCGGATTGAAGATGCAGAGATTTAGTAGGCAATAGTTTAATGCCAAAAGCCAACAAATCAAATTTGGAAAAAACTAAAGATGAAATGTTGCCATCAAAACTAATTTATTCTGTTGTAAAGTGTAGCTGAATTTTTATTGGTTTCTTTCTCAGGTCATTCTCAGATCTGGTGGTCTCACCGATGAAGTTCCTGCAGCCTCCAGCAGTGGAGCCGCGGATCCAGTTTCCTTCAAACATGTTGACCTCCCAGTGGCGCTTCGTGTTGTCGGTCAGGGAGTCAGGGGTCATGTTGCAGATCTCCACCTTGTCGTAGTTCCTCTTGAAGTCATCAAACTCCATCCTGGACAACACAATCAATGTCATCTCAAAATACAGTGAAGTCACAAGAGTTCATCTTTGtcacctacagtatgtgctcAAAACACATCGCAACACAGTTTAAttataaagtttatttataaaGTATAATGTTCAAAAGACAACAGAATAAAGCAGATTTGAATGTGTTCATAAGGTCCTTAAATAATTCATGGCCTCCTGCAGTAAAGTTTGGGAGCCTGGATGGAGTCACTGTTCCTATTAGAAAAAGATATTTACTGGcaagtaaaatacaaaaataatgatttaattttaatagtaatagtaaaatCATATTACTGTAGATTTAAGAGTACAGCACAAAATGCTTAAAACCCGCTCATTAACATTAAATTTAAAGACTCATGGCCTGAGATTATATACTTTTTTCCCTGTGTTTTCCCCTGACATGAGAGGTTTGGGCACATTATATTGCTGACTCTTTTTACAGTGATTATTCTGTCTACTACATCcctgcatacatacagtatattaaatgtACAATCCTAACACTAAGACAAAGTTGTATAcaattaaatagatttattaaTCTTTAGTTTGGACCAAATTCATCACGCCAACTCACCAGAATTCACCGTCCTCTGTTGAATTCTGCAGGATACGATTTTTTTCTGCTGTGTCAACATAATTCCACTCTCTGGACCTGAAACAGACACGAGACAAAACAACCAGTTACAACCTTAACTTTACTttcaaggaaaaacaaaaacacatcaagtGTGAGATTTTACAGTAAAAGGCTTCAGATTAACGAGGAAAAGTAGTTTTGATGGTGTGATAAAGAACTCAGGGTGTCACGAACAGAAACATGATGAGGTTACGTTTTGGAAAAATATCCAGGGTTGGTCATTTTACTTTCTCAGCTTAAGTCATGCAATAATACCCTAATACAGTAATCTTATAGGTATTAAATTACTAATGAAGATGCTTTTTATGACTTGTAAAATAAATTAGGGATTcctgaaaatgtaccttaatttTCAATTTAAAGTGTGCTTTAAAATATTTCCTTTGACTCTGGTGAATGATGCTTAAGATGAAAACAGGAAAACACTCATTTACactcattttccttttttgatGTCTACAAAAAGTTAATTCTTATTTTAGTTTTCCAGATTTAATTGAATAATTCATGATACACAGATCCAAAATAACTACAGATGTAAAACGCCCacaaagagatgtaaaacaaCCACAGCGATGCAACATGACTGAAGAGACACACAAAGGgatgcaaagagatgcaaaatctAATACAAGGATGCAAAAAAGcaaagagagacacaaaacgaccacagagatgaaaaactaaagaaaaaatgactacaaagatacacaaaaccactacagagagacacaaaatgacttcaaagggACACACAATGACTACAgaaagacataaaacaacttcaaaaagatgtaaaatgactacagagaggGGCGACCTGATAGCTGAGTGGTTAGAGCGCATACCACATGGGCACAAATGCACCGTCTTTCTCCACtatcactgtcaaataaaggcattaaaaagcctaaaaaataatctaaaaatactAAGGAAAAACCCACAACAACTACAGGGAGACACAAAACTTTTACaaggagatgcaaaatgacaacAAGGATGCAAAACGACAAAGGGAGACACAATTCGACTACAAAAAGGAGTAAGGAGAGATGAACAACcacagtcattttgtgtctctcttaGCCTGGATGTCTTGCTCCTATAAAGGAGGGATGATGGGTCTTTTGCATGTCcgttcccaacggcctcataaTCCTtccatgtgtatgtgtttttttcatggATTTTGTAAGTTAAGATAAAGTAGTATTGTCCTTCATGCTTACTTGTCACTCCAGGGGCCGTTCCACTCGACCTGACCCCAGGGGTTTCTGACCCGGATCAGCTGGACCTTCTTACCCCTGACGTTCACCTGAAAATTTGACATAgagttaatttatttattcttatcaTTGTTGTATTCCCTCATCACTATCAACAGGTCTGCAGTGCTGATACTGATTCCAGTCATAAATACGTAAAACCAGTCTTACCTCCTCCACGCCTGTGATGGAGTAGGCATGTCCCTTCACCAGGCCGGTGGTCGTCTTGGCCTCAGACTCTGCAGAGCTGGAGATCTGGAGAAAAACCAAAACACCCAGGTGTTTAAAACAGAAGAGCTCGGCTGGAGTACTAAACTTCTTATAtgaggggtggaagtaacaatAATGAAATGGTGTAAATAAGAGTCTTTACATCAATGGAGCATCCCATCATGGAGCCTCTGTCCAGGGCCTTCTTCATGATTGAGAACAGGTTGTCTGGAGCTTTCTTGGTTTCGTAATTTTCACCGACACCGCCGGTAAAATCCTCCATGGCCTCCATCGTGCTGCCGCCCTTCAGGGACTCGTAGCTGCCGTGCATtctaaaataaacacaacacagtGGTTAAAGCATTTTTAACAAAGTGATATATAGCCAAAGGCCAGACTTAAAGATTTACTTGTATTTAAAAAAGCTgtcacattttaaaagttgtaggATTATGGTCTTGCCATGGATGTTTATGTTCCCCAGGGGATACATTTTGACCTTTTTGGTGACCCCATAGTACCCACTATCAGGCCAAAGAGTCGACACTACATTACCAAAGTCTATGGACATTCATGGAGACCATGAACATCTGTACATCTTAATATGTCTGATagttgtttatatttctgtctggaacaaagtggtggaccaattGACTGATTTAACTGATTGAGTAAAACTCTAACATCATGACATTTACTgagcagtgggcaactccaggtctgagaagtgaagccaatgcagaagtgctttaaacttctTTCTAATAGTCAGCAGggagcgactcctctggttgcaaaaagaagtctgattgtataaaagagtttgagaaaatgaccctacttctcacttgatttattacctcagtaaacgttgtaaacatgagtttatggtctcagtcgatagtttcaagtcttcttcaatacagcatgatgttcatttcgtaaatgatgatcccatttagagtcagatagaccataaagcaggggatgctttagggtgtttttgtattacaacgttaaccctttcacagtgtgttttctgttcattaaagttaattataacatttttggtcgcctaacaatgtcttattcagcattcagttgtattttaactccaccctcttgtgtcacttctggttgcaaaaactgagatggcgatggccaaaatgtggaattcaaggcttcaaaacggcagtccacaaaccaatgggtgatgtcacggtgactacatccacttcttacatacagtctatggattgTGCTCCCAGAGGAGGAACCTTTTTCAAATTTATACACTCTATGACCTTTCCTCAAGATCCATCCTCAGGACAAACTTCATCTAACAGAGCACAAATCCAATGAAATGTAAGAGAACTTTTgtgctccccagaggatgaaccctatTTACTTCAATGCTCCTTTCATTGAACTCCACTATTGATGAAGGTGCTAAGAACGGCATCAGTTTGTTCTGTCCAAAACTTAATTATTGTGGATGTAATGAACAGAACAGCGAGCAGAGTTTCACAGTTTTCATCACATTTAGGCAGATATGATAAAATGCAGGTATAGTGTGATGTGAGTGTTTTATGTTTGTCGTCTGTCACTGATAAAGGATGTTCTTACTTGGCGTAGGCTTTCTCCAGCAGGGCGCTCCAGAACTCGTCGTTGGAGGCGGAGTGAAGCATGATGAGTTTGTCTCTCACCGACGGCAGCCTGTCGTCCACCACCACGTCCAGCCATCTGTTGTGATTCCAGAACTGAAGGACAAACAGAGAGTGTGTCACGTAACACTTTGTTGTTCATCCGCTGctcattatttattatctttaacATTCAGAGGATCCGGGAGGTTTGTTTAGTTACACTTCAATTCATTAAAACATCTATCTAGTttttagatatatatatatagtatatatatatccagTGTGTAAGACTACGGTTTCTTGACCTAACTTGTCACATCagtttttataattgttttaaaataatCAGGTGGGataatttgatttgtgtaccAGCGGCGATACTGTAGACTCTTGTCATCCTGGAAATGATAACTAAGTAGCGCtaagggatggatggataatttattttattaaaggaGCTTTGAACATTAAATGTTTATGCTTGAGCTGCTTCCTCATGTAGTTGCAACATATTTATTCCCATCCATTCTGCATTAATCTGTCAtttatttgtgtctttttcaAGGTAAAGTTTTATGATTTTCTTCCTGACAGAGACTGAAACGTTTGAAAAGGACCACATGACACTCAGTCAAACCATCTCCGCCTCATCAGTCTGCAGCCAATCAGCCGGCGGCATACCTGGAAGTGAAAGATGCCGGCGTATCTGCGGTCAAAGTCCTGGTCGTGGGGGACGACTCGGGCCAGGGCTTCTTTTTTGAGGGTCAAGGATGCGATGGCTGCCAGGAGCCAGCAGTCCCCTGTGATGACAAAACAGGTGCATCATGGGTAAATGagtgaaatactgtatgtgtatatgaaaAGACGCATGCAGACAACTTGAGTACCAACCGAGCTGTCCTTGGCAAATGTCTGTCCTGTCTGCACTGCCGACGATGAACTTTGGGTTGGCGCAGATCTCCTGTagagaaacaggaagagaaCAGGTTGGTttatttaagaagaaaaaaagacagttgAGAGGTGACACAGGTGCCTTTAACAGGTGTGTTCACATTCCAGGCATATTAATTGACCTGAAAGCCACGCCAGCTGAAGGCAGCTGAAGCATTTACTCTGAAGGAACGCCCAAGAGAGAAATGTGTATTCACTTTAACAAACACGAGTGGTGAGTTTTCCCCGGTTTACTCAGGTCAGTGTGTGTTAACAGGTAGAAATACTGGAATTGAGCTAAAACACACTCATTTTAAATGTAGATTGACATAAGAGACAgtgctaaaaaagaaaaagaaaatcaagaaAGCTTCCACAAATGTCTTAATCTAAAGCTGATCAGCTAAAGCCAACCAAATCAAACGTCTGTGCTTGACTTCTGAGCAGCTGCATTAGACTGTATTAGATCTGTTTTACTGCAGATAAAGTTGAGGCGTGTGGGGATAAAGTCTAAGTGTTTAACTGCCCATGCACTTGGCACTATTTACACTGTTTTCTTGCAGAACTGGTTTTGCAGCTATGACTGGATtgctttttttgtattaaaagcAATAAAACCAACTTCGAATAAACTTGCACTTCATTTATTGAAAGCCATGATATCAGTCTTTACTGATTATCTGCCAAGCAAAACACTCATTTGGTCAACTGCTACAGACAGTTTTCATTTATTCAGGTTGGACTGAACCAGAGTTTTATATTAATCAAAGCAAGTGTTGACACATCATAAAAAACTCTCAGCAGACAAACGGTTCACCCAGAAACCacaacatttcattcattcaacatctcaaaaactaaattaaagaaacaaattTGCTAAATTGAACAGATTTCAAGACATCTCTGGCCCTCATTTGTCTGGATGCAGCTTTCACCGGAGCATCACCCCCTAAAACTTGACATCTAAAAGTGTTATGTGTGCCTACATACCTTGGGCCTCTTCCATTCAATATTTACAGGAACACTCTGGCTGTAGTACAGCGAGGAGTCGGCAGCAGGGAAGTCTTCATCCTCAAACAGGACCCCCTTCTGCAGACATTCGTGCCTCAGCTCCTCATAGGACTTCCCACTCGACTGCGTATCCACGGCCTTGTCGGGCCTGGTGCCCCCGCCCGACAGAGTGGACTGGAGAGgcatcttcttcttcaggaAGAAAAGGCTCAGTGagtggaggaagaaggagacGTGAGGTGGTGTGTGATTTAGGGAGTCCTTgctctgtgtgtgggtgtgtttgatgCAGCCTGTCAGGTTGGTAGGGCTGTCAGGAACACACCCTCCGGAGAGAAACTGGTTTGTCCTCCTGTGGCAGTGAACCTCGCCCCtgctcacactctctctctgtctctccagtcTCTTATCTCGCTCTGTCTTTGGGCTCGGCCTGCAGAAAAATGTAAGAATTCATTCCTGATGGTTTGGCAACAGGTAAATAAAGATTGAGATTTGGGACACTTAAAGGACCGCAGATGTGTTGTTGCTATTGACCTACAgtgtattcatatttatactaCTGTCTGTACTGTgtagtgtatacagtatatctgaacTTGagcatattcattcattcatgatttGAATCTTGTGGACCTAACCTCCAGGGTAGGAGCCAATGCTACATAATAATGTCAACTTTACATTTTGCAAAGTATGGCAGATATTTATGGAATTTTTGGGGGCAAATGTTGGGaagcaaaatgaccacaaagagagacGCAAAATGACAGATAGAGGCCAGACGACcccaaaaagacacaaaatgaccccaaagagacacaaagcgactacagagagatgcaaaacgaccccaaagagacacagaactaCAGAGAGACGCAAAATAACCACAGACAGAGGTCCAAACAAccccaaagagacacaaaacgaccacagagagacacaaaacgacttcaaagagacaaaacagccacagagagacacaaaatgacctaAGAGAGATGCCAAATGACCCCGAAGAGATGCTAAGCGACCACaaggagacacaaaatgaccaccaAATACAAAACGGCCACAAGGAGACACAAAATATTACAAAGAGATGAACAAACACCACAACATGTCTCTTTTAGCCTGGTTGTCCTCCTATAGAGGACTGATGAGGGGCCTTTTACATGTCTGTGCTCAGGGGCCAATTGTCTCATAGTCCGTCCATGGTTACAGATGACAGTGTTATATCGTGTACCTCAtgtcccttcctcctctctctttgtctctctgtctctgattaATGCAGACAGAGTCGGGGTGTGCCATTAACGTCGTCGCTGCTGCACCCTGTCACCCACATCAGTCTGACACTCACTACTACTACAGGCCAAACTCCTTTCCGGCGACTACGACATTCCTGCAGCACAGTCACTGGATTCTTTACATAGCTTAACATGAGTATGTTTTTACACAGTTACTGTATAGGTTGTGTTGCTTGCTGTCAGGTGTTTTGGATACAATAATCCACAAAAGTGCGTGTCCTTTTTGGATGTGACCTTAAATCGACCTAAATTAGAAACAGAATATCCTGGTTGAAGGAGGTGAGCAGCATCCTACCATCTCTTTAACTACATCCACCTGGACAAGGTGCACTGCAGCCTGAGGGGGGCAGTAGAtggcagaggtggaagaagcaCTCTGATCTATTACCTATGTAAAggtagcaatactacagtgtagaagtactctgttacaagtaaaagtcctgaattcaaatGTGACGAACTGAAGGATGAAACGTTCCTTTGacatactttaagtacatttagctgatacatacttttacttcagtaaggttttgaatgcagcagggccggcttaaggcatagttCATATAGGCGGTTGAcaagggcgccaccttctggggggttGCTGGTCACCCtctcaaacaaaaagaaaaaatgctaGTGGGCGCCCTTGCTCATTTTCGGCATTGAGGTGACAAAtgtacaaagaaagaaagaaagaaagaaagaaatacccTCTTCACCCTGTAACtctcattgtagtgaaactgacttaacacgtttaagccaacaatatcggGGACCAATTGTTCATTTATACTataataaaaacagttatttatgaaaataaaggacttttacttgtagagTATTTTCAAAGTGTGATATTACTACTTCCCatttgaatacttcttccaccactgctttaaTCCCACCATCACGAAGATTATAATGTTCAgtatttgattttgtttttttaaaactgttggTTCAACTGTATGATAATTCTGGAGACAGCATTTTGTGGTGCTATTGAATTGTATTGCGttatactgacagctgtttctATAAGTTTCTATCAGTGAGGGTAGGCTAAATAACAAAAAACTTTGTATAATGCAATaccggtttgtttgttttgttatacaTGATCTGTATCAATAGTTCCCTTCCGTACTTATTTAAAGGTTGACAGTCTTTTCTGTCATCTTGGAGTTTAGTTCAAGGATGAGTCCGTTCCTAGACTTTAAAATAAGGATTACATTGCTTCCACAACCAGCTGATCCACATTTAAAGACTTGTCTGTCCAGTCTGGTACGTCAGGTTTACCGACATCAGTATCGGGGTGTTTTATATACAGTGAAGCTGGATCACAAGATGAGGCCCAGCATAACAAAAGAGACTCAAACCAGCATGATACAAGTGACAAAACAAAGACTGACTGAAGCATTAGTTCAAATAAATTCTGGTATTTATTCCTTGTTTTGGGGCTACAAGAGGGAACAAAAGTTTACTGACAAAATATAAAGGAGAACTTCCAGGCTCAATTTATGAGTGAAACTttcaaaacaactaaaaaaatacaatcacaCTTTGAATGTATGAAATCAGTTTCCAGGTCAGTATAAGTTTAGCCCTCGTTAAGCACAACCTGGATGGCGACGCTTTGTagccaaaatattacaaaaatacagtatttacaCTATTTAAGCATTGCACAGTTCATCCCACTCGCAGAATAGTGCGAAAAATACAAACTTTGATTCTTAGAAATTTCCTCAACGAGGCTatttacacctttttttttattactcaaAACCTACTCAGGCTTAGAGACAAACCAAGAGAGAAGAACAACCACTTCCTGTTCTGGTGTTTTAAAGTTCACATAGCCACTTTTGTATTTGACCTTTGAGACCCTTTAAAACCTCTTAATACAGTCTCTAGAGTCCATGAGCATCAACGCAAAACAAATTTTCTGAAAGTTTTCTTCCTGTTAATGTGAATTTGTCCAACAATAGCAACGTCACTGAGTATTTATGATCATATTCTCCGTGTATGCAACGGATTGACCAAGTGAGAGCTGTTGTTTC
This window contains:
- the capn9 gene encoding calpain-9 — encoded protein: MPLQSTLSGGGTRPDKAVDTQSSGKSYEELRHECLQKGVLFEDEDFPAADSSLYYSQSVPVNIEWKRPKEICANPKFIVGSADRTDICQGQLGDCWLLAAIASLTLKKEALARVVPHDQDFDRRYAGIFHFQFWNHNRWLDVVVDDRLPSVRDKLIMLHSASNDEFWSALLEKAYAKMHGSYESLKGGSTMEAMEDFTGGVGENYETKKAPDNLFSIMKKALDRGSMMGCSIDISSSAESEAKTTTGLVKGHAYSITGVEEVNVRGKKVQLIRVRNPWGQVEWNGPWSDKSREWNYVDTAEKNRILQNSTEDGEFWMEFDDFKRNYDKVEICNMTPDSLTDNTKRHWEVNMFEGNWIRGSTAGGCRNFIDTFWTNPQFKLQLEDADDDDDVCSVMIALMQKNRRKLRKEGMDLETIGFALYEAPEEEDQLGKDFFRYNASKARSRTYINMREISERFTLPPGKYLLVPTTFQPHHEADFIIRVFSEKKTGALEMGSTVDADLPDPAPPSAPEEETDEEKGLRRLFDQLAGDDAAISVVELQQMLNGVLSRRKEIKFDGLSLSTCNSIINLMDVDNTGKLEFQEFKVFWEKMKKWIMLFLSYDTDRSGKMSSYELRSALKAAGMQLNNRLLQLLGLRFADDNYDIDFDDYLTCIVRLENMFRAFQALDQFKRGRVRMNIMQFLMLSMNV